From the Serratia nematodiphila DZ0503SBS1 genome, one window contains:
- a CDS encoding antibiotic biosynthesis monooxygenase family protein — protein sequence MFIAIYQFSVKPGHEHAFRQAWLALTQGIYLQRGSLGSRLHRDVGGQFIGYAQWPSRVAWESAGDIQLDERYRQARERMRATLLADKTLFEMEVTDDYLQIRPFD from the coding sequence ATGTTCATCGCCATCTACCAGTTTTCAGTCAAACCCGGACACGAACACGCCTTTCGCCAGGCTTGGCTGGCGTTGACCCAAGGTATCTATCTGCAGCGCGGCAGCCTTGGCTCGCGCCTGCATCGGGATGTGGGCGGGCAGTTTATCGGCTATGCGCAATGGCCAAGCCGAGTCGCATGGGAAAGCGCCGGTGATATTCAGTTGGATGAACGCTACCGGCAAGCCCGGGAACGAATGCGTGCGACCTTGTTGGCAGATAAAACGCTATTTGAAATGGAAGTGACGGACGATTACCTGCAAATCAGACCGTTTGACTGA
- a CDS encoding D-amino acid dehydrogenase: MRVVILGSGVVGVASAWYLAKAGHEVTVIDRQPGPALETSAANAGQISPGYAAPWAAPGVPLKAIKWMFQRHAPLAIRLDGSSFQLSWMWQMLKNCNTEHYMTNKGRMVRLAEYSRDCIKALRQETGIQYEGRQGGTLQLFRTQQQFENAAKDIAVLEDAGVPYRLLEAGQLGSVEPALAQVAHKLTGGLQLPNDETGDCQLFTQQLAKMAEQAGVTFLFNRSVDRLLVEGDKIAGVQCGEEVFKADSYVVAFGSYSTALLRGLVSIPVYPLKGYSLTIPITDEAAAPFSTVLDETYKIAITRFDQRIRVGGMAEIVGFNTQLEQKRRETLEMVVRDLYPNGGRVEEATFWTGLRPMTPDGTPIVGRTSLKNLYLNTGHGTLGWTMACGSGQLLSDLMSGITPAIPSDDLAVARYSAGFRQQHAVPLNDVHPAR; this comes from the coding sequence ATGCGAGTGGTAATTTTAGGTAGTGGAGTGGTGGGCGTAGCCAGTGCCTGGTATTTGGCGAAGGCGGGGCATGAGGTGACGGTGATCGATCGTCAGCCAGGCCCCGCACTGGAAACCAGCGCGGCGAACGCCGGGCAGATTTCACCGGGTTATGCTGCCCCCTGGGCGGCGCCGGGCGTGCCGCTGAAGGCCATCAAGTGGATGTTCCAGCGCCATGCGCCGTTGGCCATCCGCCTCGACGGCAGCAGCTTCCAGCTGAGCTGGATGTGGCAGATGTTGAAAAACTGCAACACCGAACACTACATGACCAACAAAGGCCGCATGGTGCGCCTGGCGGAATACAGCCGCGATTGTATCAAGGCGCTGCGTCAGGAAACCGGCATCCAGTACGAAGGTCGCCAGGGCGGCACGCTGCAGCTGTTTCGCACTCAACAACAGTTCGAAAACGCCGCGAAAGACATTGCGGTATTGGAAGATGCCGGCGTGCCTTACCGGTTGCTGGAAGCCGGCCAGCTCGGCAGCGTCGAGCCGGCGCTGGCGCAGGTGGCGCACAAGCTGACCGGTGGCCTGCAGTTGCCGAACGACGAAACCGGCGATTGCCAGCTGTTTACGCAACAGTTGGCGAAGATGGCAGAGCAGGCGGGCGTCACCTTCCTGTTCAACCGCAGCGTCGATCGTCTGCTGGTGGAGGGCGACAAGATCGCCGGCGTGCAGTGCGGCGAGGAAGTGTTCAAGGCCGACAGCTATGTGGTGGCGTTCGGCTCGTACTCCACGGCGCTGCTGCGCGGCCTGGTGTCCATTCCGGTTTACCCGCTGAAGGGCTATTCGTTGACTATTCCTATCACCGACGAAGCGGCGGCGCCGTTCTCTACGGTATTGGATGAGACGTATAAAATCGCCATCACACGCTTCGACCAGCGTATTCGCGTTGGCGGCATGGCGGAGATCGTCGGTTTCAATACGCAGCTGGAGCAAAAACGGCGCGAAACGCTGGAAATGGTGGTGCGCGATCTCTACCCGAACGGCGGCCGAGTGGAAGAGGCGACGTTCTGGACCGGCCTGCGGCCGATGACGCCGGACGGCACGCCAATTGTCGGCCGCACCTCGCTGAAGAACCTGTATCTCAATACCGGGCATGGCACGTTGGGCTGGACGATGGCCTGTGGCTCCGGGCAGTTGTTGTCCGATCTGATGTCCGGCATTACGCCGGCGATCCCTTCCGATGACCTGGCGGTGGCGCGTTACAGCGCCGGGTTTCGTCAGCAACACGCGGTTCCGCTGAACGACGTGCATCCCGCACGTTAA
- the dadX gene encoding catabolic alanine racemase DadX — MPRPITATMHLGAIENNLQVVRRFAPGAKVWAVVKANAYGHGIKHVWRSMAQTDGFAMLDLAEAVLLRESGWQGPILLLEGFFQPQDLALLDRYRLTTAVHSDWQLAAIADATLNAPLNVYLKVNSGMNRLGFAPERLHEVWRRAQAVANIAELTLMSHFATADGPEGVTQQMATIEAAATDIPLPRCLANSAATLWHPSTHGSWIRPGIVLYGASPSGCWNDVATTGLQPAMTLSSEIIGIQQLKSGDRVGYGGRYSAAGAQRIGVVACGYADGYPRHAPTGTPVWVGGVLTRTLGTVSMDMLAVDLTPCPQVELGAEVELWGKRLPVDEVATAAGTLGYELLSALAARVPVAIEA; from the coding sequence ATGCCCCGTCCCATAACCGCCACGATGCATCTCGGCGCGATTGAAAATAACCTGCAGGTGGTGCGCCGTTTCGCCCCCGGCGCCAAAGTCTGGGCGGTGGTCAAGGCTAACGCCTATGGCCACGGCATCAAACACGTTTGGCGCAGCATGGCGCAAACCGACGGCTTCGCCATGCTGGATCTGGCCGAAGCGGTGCTGCTGCGCGAGTCGGGTTGGCAAGGGCCTATCCTGTTGTTGGAAGGCTTCTTCCAGCCGCAGGATCTGGCGTTGCTTGATCGTTATCGCCTGACGACGGCGGTGCACAGCGACTGGCAACTGGCGGCGATCGCCGACGCCACGCTGAACGCGCCGCTCAATGTCTATCTGAAAGTGAACAGTGGCATGAATCGGCTGGGGTTCGCACCCGAGCGGCTGCATGAGGTGTGGCGCAGGGCGCAGGCGGTAGCCAACATTGCCGAGCTTACGCTGATGAGCCATTTTGCCACCGCCGACGGCCCTGAAGGCGTGACGCAGCAGATGGCCACCATCGAGGCGGCGGCTACCGATATACCGCTGCCGCGCTGCCTGGCCAACTCGGCCGCCACGCTGTGGCACCCTTCGACCCACGGCAGTTGGATCCGTCCTGGGATCGTTCTCTATGGCGCTTCGCCGAGCGGTTGCTGGAATGACGTTGCGACGACGGGGCTGCAGCCGGCGATGACGCTGAGCAGTGAAATCATCGGCATTCAGCAGCTGAAGTCTGGCGATCGTGTGGGTTACGGTGGTCGTTACAGCGCCGCAGGCGCACAGCGTATCGGCGTGGTGGCCTGCGGTTACGCCGACGGCTATCCGCGTCATGCGCCGACCGGTACGCCGGTATGGGTTGGCGGCGTGCTGACGCGCACCCTGGGAACGGTATCGATGGATATGCTGGCGGTGGATCTGACGCCCTGTCCGCAAGTCGAACTGGGCGCCGAAGTCGAGCTGTGGGGGAAACGTCTGCCGGTGGATGAGGTGGCCACGGCGGCAGGGACGTTAGGCTATGAACTGCTGTCGGCGTTAGCGGCGCGAGTGCCGGTCGCCATCGAGGCCTGA
- a CDS encoding multidrug effflux MFS transporter, giving the protein MQKFLFMLLSLVLLGPLGIDLYLPTIPAIAVGLGSSEALIQSTISLFILVLGLGQLIAGPLVDNYGRKPVALAGIILYMIGAAMAALATSPTIFIASRLLQGVAVCCTAVVAFSGVRDRLNGDDAARAFGFLNGTLNIIPALAPLLGGLLAEAFGWRAPFWFLVGYALLVLALIALRLPETRPADTVPVKGLPVRQYARILSERRFLSFAVVNSGAMGMALTYVSLAPNVLMGTAGLTPLQFSLVFGANGFWIMLVSFFANRIIHKVGRPVCLATGGMLMGLGCLGLLLGVMLLPATAQTHWLAYMLPVASACAGLAFVMGPATSYALEPYSNEAGVASALVGFVQMAGGAALGLVAMALPLQPKLSLALVMLAGCLLALHARRLSKQIKGQIRKVA; this is encoded by the coding sequence ATGCAAAAGTTTCTGTTTATGCTTCTCAGCCTGGTGCTGCTCGGCCCATTAGGCATCGATCTTTATCTGCCGACGATTCCCGCTATTGCCGTCGGTCTGGGCAGCAGCGAAGCGTTGATCCAATCCACCATATCGCTATTTATTCTGGTACTTGGCCTCGGCCAGCTCATCGCCGGCCCGCTGGTGGATAACTATGGCCGCAAACCGGTGGCGCTGGCCGGCATTATCCTCTACATGATCGGCGCCGCGATGGCGGCGCTGGCCACCAGCCCGACGATTTTCATCGCTTCGCGTCTGCTGCAAGGGGTGGCCGTTTGCTGCACCGCCGTCGTCGCCTTCAGCGGCGTGCGCGATCGCCTGAATGGCGACGACGCCGCCCGCGCTTTCGGCTTTCTTAACGGCACGCTGAACATCATCCCGGCGCTGGCGCCGCTGCTCGGCGGCCTGCTCGCCGAAGCCTTCGGCTGGCGCGCGCCCTTCTGGTTTCTGGTCGGCTACGCGCTGCTGGTGTTGGCGCTCATCGCGCTGCGCCTGCCGGAAACTCGCCCCGCCGACACCGTGCCGGTCAAGGGGTTGCCGGTGCGTCAATACGCGCGCATCCTCAGCGAACGGCGTTTTCTCTCCTTTGCGGTGGTGAACTCCGGGGCGATGGGCATGGCGCTGACCTACGTTTCTCTGGCACCGAACGTGCTGATGGGCACCGCCGGCCTGACGCCGCTGCAATTCTCGCTGGTGTTCGGCGCCAACGGTTTCTGGATCATGCTGGTCAGCTTCTTCGCCAACCGCATCATCCACAAGGTCGGCCGCCCGGTTTGTCTGGCGACCGGCGGCATGTTGATGGGGCTGGGCTGTCTGGGCCTGCTGCTGGGCGTCATGCTGCTGCCCGCGACGGCGCAAACGCACTGGCTGGCGTATATGCTGCCCGTCGCCAGCGCCTGCGCCGGGTTGGCATTCGTGATGGGCCCGGCCACCAGCTACGCGTTGGAACCCTACTCCAATGAGGCCGGCGTCGCGTCCGCGCTGGTCGGTTTCGTGCAGATGGCGGGCGGCGCCGCGCTGGGTCTGGTGGCGATGGCGTTGCCGCTGCAACCCAAGCTGTCGCTGGCGCTGGTGATGCTGGCGGGCTGCCTGCTGGCGCTGCACGCGCGGCGGCTCAGCAAGCAGATTAAAGGGCAGATCAGAAAAGTCGCCTAA
- a CDS encoding 3'-5' exonuclease, with amino-acid sequence MHHLMLDIETLDIKPSAVILVVAAVFFDPRTGALGAEFETAVSSQKDQPGRTISLDTVAWWAKQSDEARKQAFGGTESLKRVLSSLSRFIHMNSTDTVKVWGNGKEFDCAILEHAFQQLEMPCPWKFWDTQDVRTVITLAELHGFNPKKARPFEGMPHRALDDARHQARYVADTVSALYYRQGAQR; translated from the coding sequence ATGCACCATCTGATGTTAGACATTGAAACCCTGGATATAAAACCCAGCGCCGTCATTCTGGTGGTTGCGGCGGTGTTTTTCGATCCCCGGACCGGGGCGCTGGGCGCCGAATTCGAAACCGCCGTCAGCAGTCAGAAAGACCAACCGGGCCGTACCATCAGCCTGGACACGGTCGCCTGGTGGGCGAAACAGTCCGATGAAGCGCGCAAACAGGCCTTCGGCGGCACCGAGAGCCTGAAGCGCGTGCTGAGCAGCCTCAGCCGCTTTATCCATATGAACAGCACCGACACGGTGAAAGTCTGGGGCAACGGCAAAGAGTTCGACTGCGCGATCCTCGAACACGCCTTCCAGCAGTTGGAAATGCCCTGCCCGTGGAAGTTTTGGGATACTCAGGACGTGCGCACGGTGATCACGCTGGCGGAACTGCATGGCTTTAACCCGAAAAAGGCTCGCCCGTTCGAAGGTATGCCGCATCGTGCGCTGGATGATGCTCGCCACCAGGCCCGCTATGTGGCCGATACCGTCTCGGCGCTCTATTATCGTCAGGGGGCGCAGCGCTGA
- a CDS encoding GhoT/OrtT family toxin: MSPLWVATQYCYFIGLLVSMVFTYLVSRDTVKIRCISALTIGLTWPLSLPVVLLFSLF, translated from the coding sequence ATGTCGCCGCTGTGGGTTGCAACGCAATACTGTTATTTTATTGGTCTGTTAGTTTCTATGGTTTTCACCTACCTGGTTAGCCGGGACACCGTCAAAATTCGCTGTATCAGCGCACTGACCATCGGGTTAACCTGGCCGTTGAGCCTGCCGGTGGTGTTGCTGTTTTCGCTGTTCTAA
- a CDS encoding alpha/beta hydrolase, whose protein sequence is MSTKPTIVLVHGFWGGAAHWSKVIIELSRRGYTAIHAVEMPLTSLAEDAERTRKMVAQQAGPVLLVGHSYGGAVITEMGNQPNVVGLVYIAAFAPDAGESAGGITQAHPPAAVENLAPDSDGYLWIKTDKFHESFCQDLTADEALVMAVAQKAPLADTFGNTIGEPAWKHKPSWYQLSSDDRMIAPENQRRMAQRLQAKKVMVLNASHASLVSHADEVAGLIDEAAGLK, encoded by the coding sequence ATGAGCACAAAACCAACTATCGTGCTGGTACACGGATTCTGGGGCGGCGCCGCGCACTGGAGTAAGGTCATCATCGAGTTGTCGCGCAGGGGATATACGGCGATTCATGCGGTGGAAATGCCGTTGACGTCGCTGGCTGAGGATGCGGAACGTACGCGTAAGATGGTCGCGCAGCAAGCGGGACCGGTATTGTTGGTCGGGCACTCTTACGGCGGTGCCGTGATCACGGAAATGGGCAACCAGCCTAACGTGGTTGGCCTGGTCTACATCGCCGCGTTTGCGCCGGATGCCGGTGAAAGTGCCGGCGGTATTACGCAAGCGCATCCTCCTGCGGCAGTCGAGAATCTGGCCCCGGACAGCGACGGTTATCTGTGGATTAAAACCGACAAGTTTCACGAAAGCTTTTGCCAGGATCTGACCGCCGACGAGGCATTGGTGATGGCGGTGGCGCAGAAGGCCCCGCTGGCCGATACCTTTGGCAACACCATCGGCGAGCCCGCCTGGAAACATAAGCCGTCATGGTATCAACTTTCCAGCGACGATCGAATGATAGCGCCGGAGAATCAGCGGCGCATGGCGCAGCGGCTGCAGGCCAAGAAAGTGATGGTGCTGAATGCCAGCCATGCCTCGCTGGTTTCCCATGCCGATGAGGTGGCGGGTTTGATTGACGAAGCGGCAGGTTTGAAATAA